From the genome of Aquila chrysaetos chrysaetos chromosome 12, bAquChr1.4, whole genome shotgun sequence, one region includes:
- the SELE gene encoding E-selectin isoform X2 — MIFLWFLSLLAYGLTILQGVNCWTYHYSDTNMTYREAELWCKKRYTNMVAIQNKDEINYLNNFLPFNPGYYWIGIRKINDVWTWIGTNKELTQEAENWASGEPNGKGNNEDCVEIYIKRGKDDGKWNDEQCEKKKVALCYTASCNPSLCSGRGECIETINNHTCHCNPGFYGPECEFVESCHPLKKPDHGSLQCNHPLENFSYSSSCTVQCEEGYELTALESVYCTSSGVWSAPLAACKAVTCPALEMPAHGAVNCSHPSVELTWGTTCEFTCEEGFALTGPATLQCGSSGAWDRQQPSCAAVRCEAVTWPEEGFVTCDHAPADLTYRSRCDFHCSEGYVLDGPSSIECTAQGQWSEPVPKCKAVTCPALEMPAHGAVNCSHPSVELTWGTTCEFTCEEGFALTGPATLQCGSSGAWDRQQPSCAAVRCEAVTWPEEGFVTCDHAPADLTYRSRCDFHCSEGYVLDGPSSIECTAQGQWSETVPKCKVVQCEPLSPPEKGSMDCSHGAGNFTYNTACHFSCLEGWRLNGSHVLECNHSGNWSASLPTCEASEQVSYVSVGIAATSASLLSMASFLLWLARRFRRKAKKFTPSSCQSLTTEGSFQSAVQNV, encoded by the exons ATGATTTTCTTGTGGTTCCTATCTCTTCTTGCTTATG GACTTACAATACTGCAGGGGGTGAATTGTTGGACATACCATTATTCAGACACAAACATGACCTacagggaagcagagctgtgGTGCAAAAAGAGGTATACTAACATGGTTGCCATTCAGAATAAGGACGAAATCAACTATCTCAATAACTTCTTACCCTTCAATCCGGGTTACTACTGGATTGGaatcagaaaaattaatgaCGTATGGACCTGGATTGGAACTAACAAAGAACTAACACAAGAGGCAGAAAACTGGGCTTCAGGTGAGCCAAATGGCAAAGGGAACAATGAGGACTGTGTTGAAATCTACATCAAAAGAGGGAAGGATGACGGCAAATGGAATGATGAacagtgtgaaaaaaagaaggtcGCCTTGTGCTACACAG cttCTTGCAACCCATCTCTCTGCAGTGGCCGTGGAGAATGCATAGAGACTATTAACAATCACACTTGCCATTGTAACCCTGGATTCTATGGGCCTGAATGCGAGTTTG TTGAGAGTTGTCATCCACTAAAGAAACCTGATCATGGGAGCCTCCAGTGCAACCATCCATTGGAGAACTTCAGCTACAGCTCATCCTGCACAGTTCAGTGTGAGGAAGGCTATGAACTGACTGCATTGGAATCTGTATACTGTACCTCTTCTGGGGTCTGGTCTGCCCCCCTTGCAGCATGCAAAG CTGTGACCTGTCCTGCCTTAGAAATGCCTGCTCATGGTGCTGTGAACTGCTCCCATCCCTCTGTGGAGCTCACCTGGGGTACCACCTGTGAGTTTACCTGTGAGGAAGGATTTGCCCTGACAGGACCAGCCACACTGCAGTGTGGGTCTTCTGGGGcctgggacaggcagcagcCATCCTGTGCAG CTGTGAGATGTGAGGCTGTAACCTGGCCAGAAGAAGGCTTTGTGACCTGTGACCACGCTCCTGCAGATCTCACCTATCGCTCACGTTGTGATTTCCACTGCAGCGAGGGCTACGTTCTGGATGGCCCATCCAGCATTGAGTGCACGGCACAGGGACAGTGGTCAGAGCCAGTGCCAAAATGCAAAG CTGTGACCTGTCCTGCCTTAGAAATGCCTGCTCATGGTGCTGTGAACTGCTCCCATCCCTCTGTGGAGCTCACCTGGGGTACCACCTGTGAGTTTACCTGTGAGGAAGGATTTGCCCTGACAGGACCAGCCACACTGCAGTGTGGGTCTTCTGGGGcctgggacaggcagcagcCATCCTGTGCAG CTGTGAGATGTGAGGCTGTAACCTGGCCAGAAGAAGGCTTTGTGACCTGTGACCACGCTCCTGCAGATCTCACCTATCGCTCACGTTGTGATTTCCACTGCAGCGAGGGCTACGTTCTGGATGGCCCATCCAGCATTGAGTGCACGGCACAGGGACAGTGGTCAGAGACAGTGCCAAAATGCAAAG ttgtaCAGTGTGAACCACTGAGCCCTCCTGAGAAAGGCTCTATGGATTGCTCACATGGTGCTGGGAACTTCACATACAACACAGCCTGCCACTTCAGCTGTCTAGAAGGATGGAGGCTCAATGGTTCTCATGTTCTTGAGTGCAATCATTCAGGAAACTGGAGTGCCAGTCTGCCCACATGTGAAG CTTCTGAACAAGTCAGCTATGTCTCTGTGGGCATAGCAGCCACAAGTGCCTCTCTGTTGTCCATGGCATCATTCCTCCTTTGGCTTGCAAGACGTTTCCGAAGAAAAG caaagaaatttaCTCCTTCCAG CTGCCAAAGCCTAACCACTGAAGGTAGTTTCCAAAGTGCTGTCCAGAATGTCTAA
- the SELE gene encoding E-selectin isoform X3 encodes MIFLWFLSLLAYGLTILQGVNCWTYHYSDTNMTYREAELWCKKRYTNMVAIQNKDEINYLNNFLPFNPGYYWIGIRKINDVWTWIGTNKELTQEAENWASGEPNGKGNNEDCVEIYIKRGKDDGKWNDEQCEKKKVALCYTASCNPSLCSGRGECIETINNHTCHCNPGFYGPECEFVESCHPLKKPDHGSLQCNHPLENFSYSSSCTVQCEEGYELTALESVYCTSSGVWSAPLAACKAVTCPALEMPAHGAVNCSHPSVELTWGTTCEFTCEEGFALTGPATLQCGSSGAWDRQQPSCAAVRCEAVTWPEEGFVTCDHAPADLTYRSRCDFHCSEGYVLDGPSSIECTAQGQWSEPVPKCKVVQCEPLSPPEKGSMDCSHGAGNFTYNTACHFSCLEGWRLNGSHVLECNHSGNWSASLPTCEASEQVSYVSVGIAATSASLLSMASFLLWLARRFRRKAKKFTPSSSCQSLTTEGSFQSAVQNV; translated from the exons ATGATTTTCTTGTGGTTCCTATCTCTTCTTGCTTATG GACTTACAATACTGCAGGGGGTGAATTGTTGGACATACCATTATTCAGACACAAACATGACCTacagggaagcagagctgtgGTGCAAAAAGAGGTATACTAACATGGTTGCCATTCAGAATAAGGACGAAATCAACTATCTCAATAACTTCTTACCCTTCAATCCGGGTTACTACTGGATTGGaatcagaaaaattaatgaCGTATGGACCTGGATTGGAACTAACAAAGAACTAACACAAGAGGCAGAAAACTGGGCTTCAGGTGAGCCAAATGGCAAAGGGAACAATGAGGACTGTGTTGAAATCTACATCAAAAGAGGGAAGGATGACGGCAAATGGAATGATGAacagtgtgaaaaaaagaaggtcGCCTTGTGCTACACAG cttCTTGCAACCCATCTCTCTGCAGTGGCCGTGGAGAATGCATAGAGACTATTAACAATCACACTTGCCATTGTAACCCTGGATTCTATGGGCCTGAATGCGAGTTTG TTGAGAGTTGTCATCCACTAAAGAAACCTGATCATGGGAGCCTCCAGTGCAACCATCCATTGGAGAACTTCAGCTACAGCTCATCCTGCACAGTTCAGTGTGAGGAAGGCTATGAACTGACTGCATTGGAATCTGTATACTGTACCTCTTCTGGGGTCTGGTCTGCCCCCCTTGCAGCATGCAAAG CTGTGACCTGTCCTGCCTTAGAAATGCCTGCTCATGGTGCTGTGAACTGCTCCCATCCCTCTGTGGAGCTCACCTGGGGTACCACCTGTGAGTTTACCTGTGAGGAAGGATTTGCCCTGACAGGACCAGCCACACTGCAGTGTGGGTCTTCTGGGGcctgggacaggcagcagcCATCCTGTGCAG CTGTGAGATGTGAGGCTGTAACCTGGCCAGAAGAAGGCTTTGTGACCTGTGACCACGCTCCTGCAGATCTCACCTATCGCTCACGTTGTGATTTCCACTGCAGCGAGGGCTACGTTCTGGATGGCCCATCCAGCATTGAGTGCACGGCACAGGGACAGTGGTCAGAGCCAGTGCCAAAATGCAAAG ttgtaCAGTGTGAACCACTGAGCCCTCCTGAGAAAGGCTCTATGGATTGCTCACATGGTGCTGGGAACTTCACATACAACACAGCCTGCCACTTCAGCTGTCTAGAAGGATGGAGGCTCAATGGTTCTCATGTTCTTGAGTGCAATCATTCAGGAAACTGGAGTGCCAGTCTGCCCACATGTGAAG CTTCTGAACAAGTCAGCTATGTCTCTGTGGGCATAGCAGCCACAAGTGCCTCTCTGTTGTCCATGGCATCATTCCTCCTTTGGCTTGCAAGACGTTTCCGAAGAAAAG caaagaaatttaCTCCTTCCAG TAGCTGCCAAAGCCTAACCACTGAAGGTAGTTTCCAAAGTGCTGTCCAGAATGTCTAA
- the SELE gene encoding E-selectin isoform X1, translated as MIFLWFLSLLAYGLTILQGVNCWTYHYSDTNMTYREAELWCKKRYTNMVAIQNKDEINYLNNFLPFNPGYYWIGIRKINDVWTWIGTNKELTQEAENWASGEPNGKGNNEDCVEIYIKRGKDDGKWNDEQCEKKKVALCYTASCNPSLCSGRGECIETINNHTCHCNPGFYGPECEFVESCHPLKKPDHGSLQCNHPLENFSYSSSCTVQCEEGYELTALESVYCTSSGVWSAPLAACKAVTCPALEMPAHGAVNCSHPSVELTWGTTCEFTCEEGFALTGPATLQCGSSGAWDRQQPSCAAVRCEAVTWPEEGFVTCDHAPADLTYRSRCDFHCSEGYVLDGPSSIECTAQGQWSEPVPKCKAVTCPALEMPAHGAVNCSHPSVELTWGTTCEFTCEEGFALTGPATLQCGSSGAWDRQQPSCAAVRCEAVTWPEEGFVTCDHAPADLTYRSRCDFHCSEGYVLDGPSSIECTAQGQWSETVPKCKVVQCEPLSPPEKGSMDCSHGAGNFTYNTACHFSCLEGWRLNGSHVLECNHSGNWSASLPTCEASEQVSYVSVGIAATSASLLSMASFLLWLARRFRRKAKKFTPSSSCQSLTTEGSFQSAVQNV; from the exons ATGATTTTCTTGTGGTTCCTATCTCTTCTTGCTTATG GACTTACAATACTGCAGGGGGTGAATTGTTGGACATACCATTATTCAGACACAAACATGACCTacagggaagcagagctgtgGTGCAAAAAGAGGTATACTAACATGGTTGCCATTCAGAATAAGGACGAAATCAACTATCTCAATAACTTCTTACCCTTCAATCCGGGTTACTACTGGATTGGaatcagaaaaattaatgaCGTATGGACCTGGATTGGAACTAACAAAGAACTAACACAAGAGGCAGAAAACTGGGCTTCAGGTGAGCCAAATGGCAAAGGGAACAATGAGGACTGTGTTGAAATCTACATCAAAAGAGGGAAGGATGACGGCAAATGGAATGATGAacagtgtgaaaaaaagaaggtcGCCTTGTGCTACACAG cttCTTGCAACCCATCTCTCTGCAGTGGCCGTGGAGAATGCATAGAGACTATTAACAATCACACTTGCCATTGTAACCCTGGATTCTATGGGCCTGAATGCGAGTTTG TTGAGAGTTGTCATCCACTAAAGAAACCTGATCATGGGAGCCTCCAGTGCAACCATCCATTGGAGAACTTCAGCTACAGCTCATCCTGCACAGTTCAGTGTGAGGAAGGCTATGAACTGACTGCATTGGAATCTGTATACTGTACCTCTTCTGGGGTCTGGTCTGCCCCCCTTGCAGCATGCAAAG CTGTGACCTGTCCTGCCTTAGAAATGCCTGCTCATGGTGCTGTGAACTGCTCCCATCCCTCTGTGGAGCTCACCTGGGGTACCACCTGTGAGTTTACCTGTGAGGAAGGATTTGCCCTGACAGGACCAGCCACACTGCAGTGTGGGTCTTCTGGGGcctgggacaggcagcagcCATCCTGTGCAG CTGTGAGATGTGAGGCTGTAACCTGGCCAGAAGAAGGCTTTGTGACCTGTGACCACGCTCCTGCAGATCTCACCTATCGCTCACGTTGTGATTTCCACTGCAGCGAGGGCTACGTTCTGGATGGCCCATCCAGCATTGAGTGCACGGCACAGGGACAGTGGTCAGAGCCAGTGCCAAAATGCAAAG CTGTGACCTGTCCTGCCTTAGAAATGCCTGCTCATGGTGCTGTGAACTGCTCCCATCCCTCTGTGGAGCTCACCTGGGGTACCACCTGTGAGTTTACCTGTGAGGAAGGATTTGCCCTGACAGGACCAGCCACACTGCAGTGTGGGTCTTCTGGGGcctgggacaggcagcagcCATCCTGTGCAG CTGTGAGATGTGAGGCTGTAACCTGGCCAGAAGAAGGCTTTGTGACCTGTGACCACGCTCCTGCAGATCTCACCTATCGCTCACGTTGTGATTTCCACTGCAGCGAGGGCTACGTTCTGGATGGCCCATCCAGCATTGAGTGCACGGCACAGGGACAGTGGTCAGAGACAGTGCCAAAATGCAAAG ttgtaCAGTGTGAACCACTGAGCCCTCCTGAGAAAGGCTCTATGGATTGCTCACATGGTGCTGGGAACTTCACATACAACACAGCCTGCCACTTCAGCTGTCTAGAAGGATGGAGGCTCAATGGTTCTCATGTTCTTGAGTGCAATCATTCAGGAAACTGGAGTGCCAGTCTGCCCACATGTGAAG CTTCTGAACAAGTCAGCTATGTCTCTGTGGGCATAGCAGCCACAAGTGCCTCTCTGTTGTCCATGGCATCATTCCTCCTTTGGCTTGCAAGACGTTTCCGAAGAAAAG caaagaaatttaCTCCTTCCAG TAGCTGCCAAAGCCTAACCACTGAAGGTAGTTTCCAAAGTGCTGTCCAGAATGTCTAA